From Flavobacterium arcticum, the proteins below share one genomic window:
- a CDS encoding PASTA domain-containing protein, whose translation MSLKNFVTSKTFAMQLAIALVIIIITVYVALKWLDNTTNHGQEIPVPNLTKMSVAKAEQSLETINLQYVVLDTMDYDKEYPPYSVVQQDPLPNVNVKENRKIYLKLNAGGYNDIRLPDLIQKTYRQAIPNLQAAGLQEGKKTYKPYLAKDVVLEMWQNGKKLKAGDMVKKASKIDFVLGDGKTGYNEESDSEDSTIDKDEEDTGVNAAYEAGNKK comes from the coding sequence ATGAGTCTTAAAAATTTTGTGACTAGCAAAACGTTTGCTATGCAGCTTGCCATAGCATTGGTTATTATTATTATAACAGTATATGTAGCCCTAAAATGGCTAGATAATACTACTAATCACGGGCAGGAAATACCTGTGCCGAATCTAACAAAAATGTCGGTAGCAAAGGCAGAACAGTCACTCGAAACAATAAATTTACAGTATGTAGTGCTTGATACTATGGATTATGATAAAGAATATCCGCCTTATAGCGTAGTACAGCAAGACCCATTACCTAATGTAAATGTAAAAGAAAATAGAAAAATATACCTTAAACTAAATGCAGGGGGGTATAATGACATCCGTTTGCCAGACTTAATACAAAAAACATATAGACAAGCTATACCTAACCTACAGGCAGCAGGCTTGCAGGAAGGTAAAAAGACATATAAACCATATCTTGCGAAAGATGTTGTACTCGAAATGTGGCAGAATGGCAAAAAGCTTAAAGCAGGCGATATGGTAAAAAAAGCCTCTAAGATAGATTTTGTACTTGGCGACGGAAAAACAGGTTATAATGAAGAGTCTGATTCCGAAGACTCTACTATTGATAAAGACGAAGAAGATACAGGCGTTAATGCAGCATACGAAGCAGGAAATAAAAAATAA